The following are encoded in a window of Pyrenophora tritici-repentis strain M4 chromosome 6, whole genome shotgun sequence genomic DNA:
- a CDS encoding NUDIX domain containing protein — translation MASNSGTPKVTSLVDLPSSDAKWVKLQKATYVDAKGKERVWEIASRKTTGSAGVDAVAMGNIIYHPTKAPSTIVVIQFRPPVGGFTVEWPAGLIDADEKPEEAAVRELYEETGYKGKVISTSPPVAADPGMTSANLCLCMVEIHLNEGDPEPEQHLDEGEDIQRVNIPIAELYTRLEEFAKEGYVIAAKLYHWAAGAQYAIDHPELFQKAGKPAVRT, via the coding sequence ATGGCCTCAAACTCCGGAACCCCCAAAGTCACCTCCCTCGTGGATCTCCCCTCCTCGGACGCCAAATGGGTGAAGCTGCAAAAGGCGACCTATGTCGACGCCAAAGGCAAAGAGCGCGTCTGGGAGATAGCCTCACGCAAAACCACGGGCTCTGCTGGCGTCGACGCGGTCGCAATGGGAAATATCATCTATCACCCCACCAAAGCCCCCTCGACGATTGTAGTCATTCAATTCAGGCCGCCGGTTGGTGGCTTTACCGTTGAGTGGCCCGCTGGTCTTATCGACGCAGATGAGAAGCCTGAAGAAGCCGCTGTCCGCGAACTCTACGAGGAAACAGGCTACAAGGGCAAAGTAATTTCCACTTCGCCTCCCGTAGCTGCGGACCCGGGCATGACGTCGGCGAATCTTTGTCTCTGCATGGTGGAGATTCATTTGAACGAGGGAGATCCAGAGCCGGAGCAGCATTTGGACGAGGGCGAGGACATTCAGAGGGTCAATATCCCAATTGCTGAGCTTTATACTAGGCTGGAAGAGTTTGCCAAGGAAGGTTATGTTATTGCGGCCAAATTATATCATTGGGCAGCGGGTGCGCAGTATGCAATTGACCACCCGGAGTTATTCCAAAAGGCAGGTAAGCCTGCTGTTAGGACTTAG
- a CDS encoding chitin synthase D gives MVVTLPLPSQVTKYFPQEMVDFLQWFAFWSFAGLLTVPWLFCVYQLVTHSVGRTRRIKSVLDESSAPKVVIIMPCYKEIPEILLRTCDSLVDCEYPPSCLHIFLSFDGDQEDELYLNTIEKLGVPLTLDSYPKSIDVIYRSCRITISRFPHGGKRHCQKRTFKLIDKIYSEYLKRNDNLFVLFIDSDCILDKTCIQNFMYEMELKPGSKKNMLAQTGVITSTTEKNSLITLLQDMEYVHGQLFERSVESGCGAVTCLPGALTMLRFSAFRKMAKYYFADKAEQCDDLFDYGKCHLGEDRWLTHLFMIGAKERYQIQMNTGAFCKTEAVQTYQSLLKQRRRWFLGFITNEVCMLTDIRLWKRYPILLVVRFMQNTIRTTALLFFILCISLITTSQKVANLPVGFIAISLGLNWLLMLYFGAKLGRYKIMLYPLMFIVNPFFNWVYMVYGIFTAGQRTWGGPRADAGSADTQTSPQEAIEAAEATGDDLNVVPETFKASAEAHKHRPGAIPLQPSDNIEGRFAAAERLPNGWYQQANDSGLTLPNTLPRNPNVPNVPLHPRTSMDSFASHDTSANNSIYMPRRVESFMDPEDARIYHKTQQTQKPAGGAFFEEARQGQYDVGVGASKGNYSESIDSIDDDSVYQVKGSKGPAQMRMNNDNPYGVHQPSRTSPLSAEPKTSGLESPKPSYNRTNSSDMRQGRSPLARQSYIRTAPGENIELQAPQQSSLMREASPAPLGQTAAPQHERSDSSDSKKRKRLSKQKPSK, from the coding sequence ATGGTCGTCACTTTGCCCCTACCTTCTCAAGTCACAAAGTACTTCCCTCAGGAAATGGTTGATTTCCTCCAATGGTTTGCCTTCTGGTCCTTCGCTGGTCTGTTGACGGTGCCATGGCTATTCTGTGTCTACCAGCTTGTCACTCACTCTGTCGGGCGTACTCGCAGGATCAAGTCCGTTCTCGATGAGTCATCTGCACCCAAGGTCGTCATCATCATGCCTTGCTACAAGGAAATCCCCGAGATTCTGCTACGAACCTGCGACTCCCTGGTCGACTGTGAATACCCGCCTTCTTGCCTACACATCTTCCTCTCATTCGATGGAGACCAAGAGGACGAGCTGTACCTGAACACCATTGAGAAGCTCGGTGTACCTCTCACGCTCGACTCGTACCCCAAATCCATCGATGTCATCTACCGTAGCTGCCGTATCACCATCTCTCGTTTTCCCCACGGTGGCAAGCGTCACTGCCAGAAGAGAACCTTCAAGCTCATCGACAAGATCTACAGCGAGTACCTCAAGCGGAACGACAACCTTTTCGTTCTCTTCATCGACTCCGACTGCATTCTCGACAAGACCTGCATCCAAAACTTCATGTACGAGATGGAACTCAAGCCCGGCAGCAAGAAGAACATGTTGGCTCAGACTGGTGTCATCACATCTACCACCGAAAAGAACTCGCTCATCACACTTCTTCAGGATATGGAGTACGTCCACGGTCAATTGTTCGAGCGTTCGGTCGAATCCGGCTGCGGTGCCGTCACTTGCTTGCCCGGTGCTCTCACTATGTTGCGATTCTCTGCTTTCCGCAAAATGGCCAAGTATTACTTTGCCGACAAGGCTGAGCAATGCGACGACCTCTTCGACTACGGCAAGTGCCATCTGGGCGAGGACCGCTGGCTCACTCATTTGTTCATGATTGGCGCAAAGGAGCGATACCAAATCCAAATGAACACCGGCGCTTTCTGCAAGACCGAAGCCGTGCAGACCTATCAATCTCTGCTCAAGCAACGTCGCCGCTGGTTCTTGGGTTTTATCACTAACGAAGTTTGCATGTTGACTGACATCCGTCTGTGGAAGCGCTACCCGATCCTTCTCGTTGTCCGTTTCATGCAAAACACCATCCGAACAACCGCGCTGCTCTTCTTCATTCTGTGTATCTCTTTGATCACTACCTCCCAAAAGGTCGCCAATCTTCCTGTCGGTTTCATCGCCATCTCGCTCGGACTCAACTGGCTTCTCATGCTGTACTTCGGTGCCAAGCTCGGTCGCTACAAGATCATGCTCTACCCTCTCATGTTCATTGTCAACCCTTTCTTCAACTGGGTCTACATGGTTTACGGTATCTTCACCGCTGGTCAGCGTACATGGGGAGGACCTCGTGCCGATGCTGGTAGCGCCGATACCCAGACTAGTCCTCAGGAGGCTATCGAAGCTGCCGAAGCCACTGGTGATGATTTGAACGTCGTTCCCGAGACCTTCAAGGCTTCTGCCGAAGCGCACAAGCACCGTCCAGGAGCCATTCCCCTCCAGCCATCAGACAACATCGAAGGCCGCTTCGCCGCTGCAGAACGTCTGCCGAACGGATGGTACCAGCAAGCCAACGACTCTGGTCTCACTCTTCCCAACACTCTGCCCCGCAACCCCAACGTCCCCAACGTTCCCCTGCACCCGCGTACTTCCATGGACTCTTTCGCATCTCACGACACCTCTGCCAACAACTCCATCTACATGCCCCGCCGTGTCGAGAGCTTCATGGACCCCGAGGACGCCCGCATCTACCACAAGACTCAGCAAACGCAAAAGCCTGCTGGTGGGGCCTTCTTCGAAGAGGCACGACAGGGACAATACGATGTCGGCGTTGGCGCTAGCAAGGGCAACTACAGCGAGTCTATTGATTCTATCGACGATGACTCAGTATACCAGGTGAAGGGCTCGAAAGGACCTGCACAAATGCGTATGAACAACGATAACCCCTACGGTGTTCATCAACCGTCTCGCACATCGCCTCTCTCCGCTGAGCCTAAGACTAGCGGACTTGAGTCGCCAAAGCCGTCGTACAACAGGACAAACAGTTCAGACATGCGCCAGGGTCGTAGCCCTCTTGCTCGTCAGAGCTATATCCGCACAGCACCGGGTGAAAACATTGAACTCCAGGCTCCTCAACAAAGCAGCCTTATGCGCGAAGCATCACCCGCGCCACTCGGCCAAACTGCTGCACCACAACACGAGCGCAGCGATTCATCAGACTCGAAGAAGCGAAAGCGTCTTAGCAAGCAGAAGCCTAGCAAATAG
- a CDS encoding dehydrogenase, which produces MFSLRATRLTPSRRAPSLIRHFSSSTPLNADFTHAIIGGGVVGLAIARKLQQRPNVSTLLIEKHGSVGTETSSRNSEVIHAGLYYGPTSLKTKLCLRGKEMLYDLCKTHSIPYRNTGKWIVAQDAEQMSALQKVHDFAKSIGVPIYFLTKEEAKRREPDVRAEAGVLESPTTGIVDSHSLMQYLQGDFEDSGGICAFKSPVVSITPLDSGKGGWQITTKDPTTAEETTITCETLINSAGLFAVPISNMILPEHRQRKPYYAKGSYFSYSVSRPRPKTLVYPAPVPGHGGLGTHLTLDMGGRIRFGPDVEWTDSPTDYIPNTKSIKQAIDDIQTYLPGVNRDAIQPDYVGIRPKLGKLAATSGKDFQDFYINKEEGYEGFVNLLAIESPGLTSSLAIAEEVEELLYR; this is translated from the coding sequence ATGTTTTCATTACGCGCCACACGTCTCACCCCATCACGACGTGCACCAAGCCTCATCCGACACTTCTCATCCAGCACCCCCCTAAATGCAGATTTCACACACGCTATTATAGGCGGCGGCGTAGTTGGTCTAGCAATAGCCAGAAAACTGCAACAACGACCCAATGTCTCCACCCTCCTCATTGAAAAGCACGGCTCCGTAGGCACAGAAACCAGTTCGCGCAACAGCGAAGTCATCCACGCTGGGCTCTACTACGGTCCCACGTCTCTAAAAACAAAGCTGTGTTTGCGCGGGAAAGAAATGCTCTACGACCTCTGCAAAACACACAGCATCCCATATCGCAACACCGGAAAATGGATCGTCGCACAAGACGCTGAACAAATGTCTGCGTTGCAAAAAGTCCACGACTTCGCCAAAAGCATTGGCGTCCCCATCTACTTCCTCACCAAAGAAGAAGCAAAGCGCCGCGAACCAGATGTCCGCGCCGAAGCTGGCGTGCTCGAGAGCCCAACAACCGGCATCGTAGATTCGCACAGCCTGATGCAATACCTACAAGGCGACTTTGAAGACAGCGGTGGTATATGCGCCTTCAAGTCACCCGTAGTGTCCATCACACCACTAGATTCTGGCAAAGGTGGCTGGCAGATCACGACAAAAGACCCTACCACGGCAGAAGAAACCACAATAACATGCGAAACACTGATAAATTCCGCCGGCCTCTTCGCAGTCCCCATCTCAAACATGATCCTCCCTGAGCATCGCCAACGGAAACCGTACTACGCAAAGGGAAGTTACTTCTCCTACAGCGTCTCGCGTCCCAGACCAAAAACTCTCGTTTACCCGGCTCCTGTACCCGGTCATGGCGGTTTGGGAACCCATCTCACGCTGGATATGGGTGGCAGAATACGGTTCGGGCCGGATGTGGAGTGGACCGATAGTCCGACGGATTATATACCGAACACGAAGAGCATCAAACAGGCCATTGATGACATTCAAACCTACCTGCCGGGCGTAAATAGAGATGCTATCCAGCCGGATTACGTGGGAATACGACCAAAGCTCGGCAAGTTGGCGGCGACCAGTGGGAAGGATTTTCAGGACTTCTATATAAACAAAGAGGAAGGATACGAAGGGTTTGTCAATTTGTTGGCAATTGAAAGTCCTGGGTTGACGAGTTCGCTGGCCATTGCAGAGGAGGTCGAAGAGCTGCTGTATCGGTAA
- a CDS encoding Trypan-PARP domain containing protein, with protein sequence MATQEHEMQVTRASVTLRKPDDWSKWLFTRKISADRNGLWEYVNPDLSPERLKMLEDERPKELEVRRFRNPLTDEQIDIPDLTATELATYNSWARRFDRDEARWLTKEKALRNLSLEIVQTIDVKHLDLILDCADAYSQLRTLKKHLCPSIGERNHQLRARYTAVCTRPKTANLDTWFDEWVTITRLLTEAKMPETTGNRAQEEFILSIRGLDDSWAATQLQDLIKKEQKDEEFPLIADLIAEFRSYYRRTRPIASGLGTFATLEVASSGNSQGARTRSGPWIPRCLDGENHKFDNCPYVNQSVRTKGWKPDKAIQDKFTELRDSPTSNSMANALRATERGLKKKTKPQAEVQSSSMISIDDGQPARNKPHVNAVLQTAAATGLSAPPLLTRWMPALGRVLRTRDVAFMSSDGTEPVYPDRQILREVVTTLDVPEPVEETDQEIELLLQSAQEDWSGLSWPEQAARTEQAKDTSHALSTPESTLGPTTRPEPEPEPEPEAVEKDEPEAVERDEPEAVERDEPEAVERDELETVEMPRGWEQMPVEAEAPDRRTNNAPRREETSGQVSESNVLTGKRQRKTLGTYFVAFAKALQQTEPQKSRLHRDELPPPPKRWKDLEKHPFGQEFKAAAAKEFKSRRKKGCFKTTLASVVDSQRSVTKSTTEAELIALSATGGEMEWWT encoded by the coding sequence ATGGCAACTCAAGAGCACGAAATGCAGGTGACGAGAGCGTCAGTTACCCTCCGAAAGCCAGACGATTGGTCGAAATGGCTGTTCACGAGGAAGATATCCGCAGACCGGAATGGTCTGTGGGAGTACGTTAACCCAGATCTTTCGCCAGAGAGGCTGAAGATGCTAGAAGACGAGAGACCTAAAGAGCTCGAAGTAAGGAGATTTCGAAATCCTCTTACAGACGAGCAGATCGATATCCCAGACTTGACAGCGACAGAGCTCGCTACGTACAACTCATGGGCTAGACGATTCGATCGCGACGAGGCCAGGTGGCTCacgaaggagaaggctcTCCGAAACCTAAGCCTAGAGATCGTGCAGACAATTGACGTCAAACACCTAGACCTAATCCTCGATTGCGCAGACGCCTATAGCCAGCTGAGAACGCTAAAGAAGCACCTCTGTCCATCGATTGGAGAGAGGAACCACCAACTTAGAGCTCGGTACACAGCAGTCTGCACGAGACCAAAGACCGCAAACTTAGATACATGGTTTGACGAGTGGGTGACGATCACCCGACTCCTCACGGAGGCCAAGATGCCAGAGACGACTGGCAACAGAGCGCAGGAAGAGTTTATCCTGTCGATTAGAGGCCTGGACGATAGCTGGGCAGCTACTCAGCTACAGGACCTTATTAAGAAGGAACAGAAAGATGAAGAATTTCCGCTGATCGCGGATTTGATCGCGGAGTTCAGATCGTACTACCGACGTACACGGCCAATCGCGTCAGGACTTGGAACCTTTGCTACACTCGAGGTAGCAAGTAGTGGCAACAGCCAAGGAGCTCGTACACGCTCAGGACCATGGATACCAAGGTGTCTTGATGGGGAAAACCACAAGTTCGATAACTGCCCGTACGTTAACCAGTCAGTTCGGACAAAGGGCTGGAAGCCAGACAAGGCAATTCAGGATAAGTTCACAGAGCTTAGAGACAGTCCTACGTCGAATTCGATGGCCAATGCACTAAGAGCAACAGAGCGGGGGCTTAAGAAGAAGACAAAGCCGCAGGCTGAGGTCCAGAGCTCGTCCATGATTAGTATAGACGATGGACAGCCAGCGCGCAATAAGCCACACGTTAATGCGGTGCTGCAGACTGCAGCAGCTACAGGACTGTCAGCTCCACCGCTGCTCACGAGATGGATGCCAGCATTAGGACGAGTCCTTAGGACGAGAGACGTCGCCTTTATGTCTAGTGATGGGACTGAGCCTGTTTACCCAGATCGACAGATTCTGAGAGAGGTGGTGACGACACTAGACGTTCCAGAACCAGTAGAGGAAACCGACCAGGAGATCGAATTGCTCCTGCAGTCAGCGCAGGAAGACTGGAGTGGCCTAAGCTGGCCCGAGCAAGCCGCTCGAACAGAGCAAGCCAAAGATACGTCTCACGCGTTGTCAACACCTGAGAGCACTCTAGGACCGACGACTCGGCCTGAGCCCGAGCCCGAGCCCGAACCGGAAGCAGTCGAGAAAGACGAACCGGAAGCAGTCGAGAGAGACGAACCGGAAGCAGTTGAGAGAGACGAGCCGGAAGCAGTCGAGAGAGACGAGCTGGAAACAGTCGAGATGCCGCGAGGCTGGGAGCAGATGCCAGTCGAAGCAGAGGCACCAGATCGACGAACGAACAACGCTCCAAGACGTGAGGAGACTAGCGGTCAGGTTAGTGAGTCTAACGTTCTGACGGGAAAAAGACAGAGGAAGACGCTCGGCACGTACTTTGTTGCGTTCGCCAAAGCACTCCAGCAAACAGAGCCACAGAAATCACGGCTACACAGGGATGAGCTTCCGCCTCCGCCAAAGAGATGGAAAGACCTAGAGAAGCACCCTTTTGGACAGGAATTcaaagcagcagcagcgaaAGAGTTCAAGAGCCGTCGAAAGAAGGGCTGCTTTAAAACAACGTTAGCCTCAGTAGTTGATAGCCAGAGATCCGTTACGAAGTCAACAACTGAGGCTGAGCTGATAGCTCTATCAGCAACCGGAGGAGAGATGGAATGGTGGACCTAG